The following proteins are encoded in a genomic region of Streptococcus sp. 29892:
- a CDS encoding LacI family DNA-binding transcriptional regulator, with amino-acid sequence MRATIKDVAKLAGVSPSTVTRVIQNSSAISQKTKDLVRKAMADLNYHPNLNARSLVSSYTQVIGLVLPEDSDVFYQNPFFPTALRGISQVAADHNYAIQISTGKNEEQRLEAISQMVYGKRVDGLIFLYSKPDDPLVQLAIQHKFPFLILGKADSPFISLVDNDNIQAGFEATNYFINKGYKNIAFVAGNKELVVSQDRYSGYKNALKSHNIPLDENKVKFVSGFLLEDSSYKISKKLLKQEIDAIVTTDTMVAEGIVKYLNEVGTKLPIISFDSVKPKLDIEAYVDVHAIKLGRVAFNTLHQIISDNKEDKQVCYRRVIPHTITEL; translated from the coding sequence ATGCGTGCTACCATTAAAGACGTCGCTAAGTTAGCAGGTGTTTCACCTTCTACCGTTACCCGCGTCATTCAGAACAGCTCTGCTATTAGTCAAAAAACCAAAGACCTAGTTAGAAAGGCAATGGCGGACCTCAACTACCACCCCAATCTCAATGCTCGTAGTCTGGTTTCTAGCTACACACAGGTGATTGGCTTGGTACTTCCTGAAGATTCTGATGTCTTCTATCAAAACCCTTTCTTCCCGACAGCCCTGCGTGGCATTTCACAGGTGGCTGCTGACCACAATTATGCGATCCAGATTTCTACGGGAAAAAATGAAGAACAGCGATTGGAAGCTATTTCTCAGATGGTCTACGGAAAACGGGTTGATGGTTTAATTTTCCTTTATTCCAAGCCAGATGACCCACTGGTCCAGCTAGCCATTCAGCATAAGTTTCCCTTCCTCATTCTCGGTAAGGCAGATTCTCCATTTATCTCCTTAGTCGATAATGACAATATCCAGGCTGGATTTGAAGCGACCAATTACTTTATCAATAAGGGCTACAAGAATATTGCCTTTGTCGCTGGTAACAAGGAATTAGTTGTTTCTCAAGACCGTTATTCAGGCTATAAAAATGCCCTCAAATCTCATAATATCCCTCTTGACGAAAACAAGGTCAAGTTTGTTTCAGGCTTCCTATTGGAAGACAGTTCTTACAAGATTTCCAAAAAATTACTCAAACAAGAGATTGATGCTATCGTCACAACCGATACTATGGTGGCAGAAGGGATTGTCAAGTACCTCAACGAAGTCGGTACAAAACTCCCTATCATCTCCTTTGACTCTGTCAAACCAAAATTAGATATTGAAGCCTATGTTGATGTCCACGCTATCAAACTGGGACGCGTGGCCTTCAATACCCTGCACCAAATCATCAGCGACAATAAGGAAGACAAGCAGGTCTGCTACCGCCGCGTCATTCCACATACCATTACTGAACTTTAA
- a CDS encoding GNAT family N-acetyltransferase, with protein MKWEIKAFDQLSLQELYTILTLRTDVFVVEQACPYPEVDGKDPNCLHLLGTDNGELVAYLRILPAGLSYDEVSIGRVVIKPSHRGKGLGRPMMEQAIHYITNEWKENQIKIGAQAYLEKFYQLLGFKPVSEVYLEDDIPHLDMLYSKPVN; from the coding sequence ATGAAGTGGGAAATTAAAGCATTTGACCAACTTAGTTTACAGGAACTTTACACTATCTTGACACTTCGGACCGACGTGTTTGTCGTGGAACAAGCCTGTCCTTATCCTGAAGTTGATGGAAAGGATCCAAACTGTCTTCATCTTTTAGGCACAGACAACGGGGAGTTGGTTGCATACTTGAGAATTTTACCGGCTGGTCTGAGCTATGATGAAGTTTCCATCGGTCGTGTGGTCATCAAGCCAAGTCATCGTGGTAAAGGCTTGGGTCGGCCAATGATGGAGCAAGCTATCCATTACATCACAAATGAATGGAAAGAAAATCAGATTAAAATCGGTGCCCAAGCTTATTTAGAAAAATTCTATCAATTGCTTGGCTTTAAGCCAGTTTCTGAAGTATATTTGGAGGATGATATTCCGCATTTGGATATGCTATACAGCAAACCAGTCAACTAG
- a CDS encoding aldo/keto reductase, producing MQKLGQTGLEVSRIGLGCMRMASLSEKETAQVLKTVLEQGINFFDHADIYGQGESEIRFAQGAKLAGLKREDIFLQSKCGIRKGYFDFSKDYILETVDGILKRLDTEYLDVLALHRPDALMEAEEVAEAFYLLKQAGKVRHSGVSNQNIYQMELLQSYLDQPLAVNQLQLSPAHTPLIDAGLHVNMKDDAATMRDGGLIDYCQLKKITIQAWSPFLIDLQRGIFANHPDYALLNQTIGEIAERYHVSHETIVVAWILRHPAKIQTIVGSMNSDRLTKIAQASQITLTRQEWYEIYRSAGNILP from the coding sequence ATGCAAAAATTAGGACAAACAGGATTAGAAGTTTCACGAATTGGTCTAGGTTGTATGCGAATGGCAAGTTTGAGCGAGAAGGAAACAGCCCAGGTCTTGAAAACAGTCCTTGAACAAGGAATTAACTTTTTCGATCATGCGGATATTTATGGTCAGGGAGAATCTGAAATTCGTTTTGCCCAGGGTGCAAAATTGGCAGGACTGAAGCGAGAGGATATTTTCCTCCAATCAAAATGCGGTATTCGTAAGGGGTATTTTGATTTTTCTAAAGACTACATCTTGGAGACAGTGGATGGTATTCTCAAGCGCCTGGATACAGAATATCTTGATGTTTTGGCCCTCCACCGTCCAGATGCCCTCATGGAAGCAGAGGAAGTGGCAGAAGCCTTTTATCTCTTGAAGCAGGCTGGTAAGGTGCGACATTCCGGTGTCAGCAACCAGAACATCTACCAAATGGAGTTACTCCAGTCCTATCTGGACCAGCCCCTAGCGGTAAATCAGCTCCAACTTTCGCCAGCTCATACTCCTTTGATTGATGCAGGGCTCCATGTCAACATGAAAGACGATGCTGCGACCATGCGGGACGGAGGTTTGATTGATTATTGCCAGCTCAAAAAAATCACCATTCAGGCCTGGTCCCCATTCTTGATTGATTTGCAACGAGGTATTTTCGCCAACCATCCTGACTATGCTCTTTTAAATCAGACCATTGGGGAAATAGCAGAGCGCTACCATGTTTCACATGAAACCATTGTCGTAGCTTGGATTTTGCGCCATCCAGCGAAAATTCAAACCATTGTAGGTTCTATGAATTCAGATCGCCTGACCAAGATTGCTCAAGCTAGCCAGATTACCTTGACTAGACAAGAATGGTACGAGATTTACAGAAGTGCAGGAAACATTCTGCCTTAG
- a CDS encoding YitT family protein — MKMNKFFRKQRVLFLRKARKNKFWSVISGISREKYAERISGSIIYGLLSSIAVNFFFRPGNVYSSGVTGIAQIVSALAASYAGWDIPIAAVYYALNIPLLVIAWYKIGYKFTIFTFITVSLSSLFIQFMPPVTLTTDPLVNAIFGGLMLGTGIGFALRNNVSSGGTDIVSIIIRQKTGRQVGSISLIVNIMIMLIAGMTFGWKYALYSMVALFISSRMTDAIFVKQKRMQAMIITNQPDRVIKQIHKKLNRGVTIINGAEGAYNHEQKTVLITIITRAEFSEFKQIMKKADPRAFVSVADNVNIIGHFVESE, encoded by the coding sequence TTGAAAATGAATAAATTTTTCAGAAAACAGCGTGTTCTTTTCTTAAGAAAGGCCAGAAAGAATAAGTTTTGGTCAGTTATTTCGGGGATTTCTCGAGAAAAATATGCAGAACGGATATCGGGGTCCATTATTTATGGGCTCCTATCTAGTATTGCGGTCAATTTTTTCTTTAGACCAGGGAATGTCTATTCATCGGGAGTGACTGGTATAGCTCAGATAGTTTCTGCCTTAGCTGCTTCTTATGCGGGTTGGGATATACCAATCGCTGCGGTATATTATGCCCTCAATATTCCCTTGCTCGTCATAGCCTGGTATAAAATTGGCTACAAATTTACTATTTTTACCTTTATCACTGTATCTCTTAGCTCCTTGTTTATTCAGTTTATGCCTCCGGTCACACTGACAACTGATCCTCTGGTCAATGCGATTTTCGGTGGGCTTATGCTCGGTACAGGGATTGGCTTTGCACTTAGGAATAATGTATCTAGTGGTGGAACTGATATTGTTTCCATCATCATTCGGCAAAAGACGGGACGGCAAGTTGGTTCCATTTCTCTGATTGTCAATATTATGATTATGCTGATAGCGGGGATGACATTTGGCTGGAAGTATGCCCTGTATTCCATGGTGGCACTTTTCATCTCTAGTCGGATGACAGATGCTATTTTTGTCAAGCAGAAGCGAATGCAGGCCATGATTATTACCAATCAGCCAGACCGAGTTATTAAACAAATTCACAAGAAACTCAATCGTGGTGTGACTATCATCAATGGTGCGGAGGGTGCCTACAATCATGAGCAAAAGACTGTTTTGATTACCATTATCACTCGTGCGGAGTTTAGTGAATTTAAGCAAATTATGAAAAAAGCAGACCCAAGAGCTTTTGTATCTGTCGCGGACAATGTCAATATTATTGGGCATTTTGTGGAGAGTGAGTAG
- a CDS encoding sugar ABC transporter permease — MKVSVKTRRILNQTFTYLYLIALSIIIIYPLLITIMTAFKSGNVVAFKLEPIQFTLDNFKGLFSETLYGTWYLNTLIIAILTMLIQTSIVVLAGYAYSRYNFIARKQSLVFFLIIQMVPTMAALTAFFVMALMLNALNQSWFLIFLYVGGGIPMNAWLMKGYFDTVPISLDESAKLDGAGHFRRFWQIVLPLVRPMIAVQALWAFMGPFGDYILSKFLLREKEFYTVAVGLQTFISDVKNLKIAYFAAGAILIALPISILFFFLQKNFVSGLTSGGDKG; from the coding sequence ATGAAAGTATCTGTGAAAACTAGACGCATACTCAATCAGACTTTTACCTATCTCTATCTGATTGCCTTGTCTATCATCATTATCTACCCTCTATTGATTACCATCATGACAGCCTTTAAATCAGGCAACGTGGTAGCTTTCAAGCTGGAACCAATCCAGTTTACTCTGGACAATTTCAAAGGACTATTTAGCGAAACTCTCTACGGTACCTGGTACCTCAACACGCTCATTATCGCAATCTTGACAATGCTTATCCAAACCAGTATAGTGGTATTAGCTGGTTATGCTTATAGCCGTTATAACTTCATCGCTCGTAAACAGAGTTTGGTCTTCTTCTTGATTATTCAAATGGTGCCAACAATGGCTGCCCTTACAGCCTTCTTCGTTATGGCCCTCATGCTCAATGCCCTCAACCAAAGCTGGTTCCTCATCTTCCTTTATGTTGGTGGTGGTATCCCAATGAATGCATGGCTCATGAAAGGTTATTTCGATACAGTGCCAATTTCTCTCGATGAATCTGCAAAACTAGACGGTGCTGGTCACTTCAGACGTTTCTGGCAAATCGTTCTTCCACTTGTTCGTCCAATGATTGCTGTACAGGCACTCTGGGCCTTCATGGGACCTTTTGGAGATTACATCCTATCCAAATTCTTGCTTCGTGAAAAAGAATTTTATACTGTGGCAGTCGGTCTTCAAACCTTCATCTCTGATGTGAAAAACTTGAAGATTGCCTACTTCGCGGCAGGTGCTATCCTCATCGCCCTTCCAATCAGTATCTTATTCTTCTTCCTACAAAAGAACTTTGTATCTGGTTTAACAAGTGGTGGTGACAAGGGGTAA
- a CDS encoding carbohydrate ABC transporter permease produces MKQNPSKALLLSLLPGLGQIYNKQKAKGYIFLGVTLAFLVYFIAIAGGEIGNLITLGSQRGRDNSLFMLIRGSFHLIITVVYLAFYALNLKDAKDTAQRWNNGYPVPTTLNEMVKGVYENGFPYLLIIPSYIAMTFAIIFPVVVTLFIAFTNYDFQHLPPGALLDWIGFTNFTNIWKLSTFRAAFGSVLGWTIIWALAASTAQIVIGILTAIIANQPFIKGKRIFGVIFLLPWAVPAFVTILTFSNMFNDSVGAINTQVLPFLSKFLPFIDNFLIPWKTDPFWTKVALIMMQAWLGFPYIYVLTLGILQSIPNDLYEAAYIDGASAIQKFRSITLPMILAVAAPTLISQYTFNFNNFSIIYLFNNGGPGSVGGGAGSTDILISWIYKLTTGTAPQYSMAAAVTLIISMIVISISMIAFKKLNAFEMEDV; encoded by the coding sequence ATGAAACAAAATCCAAGTAAGGCACTCCTCTTGTCCCTACTTCCTGGTCTAGGGCAAATCTACAACAAGCAAAAAGCAAAAGGCTATATCTTCCTTGGCGTAACACTAGCTTTCCTAGTCTACTTCATTGCAATAGCAGGTGGAGAAATTGGAAACTTGATTACCCTTGGTAGCCAACGTGGTCGTGACAACTCCCTCTTCATGTTGATCCGTGGTTCCTTCCACCTCATCATTACCGTTGTCTATCTTGCTTTCTACGCCTTAAACTTAAAGGATGCCAAAGATACTGCTCAACGTTGGAATAACGGTTATCCTGTACCGACAACTTTAAATGAAATGGTTAAAGGTGTGTATGAAAATGGTTTCCCTTATCTCTTGATAATTCCTTCATATATTGCTATGACCTTTGCCATAATTTTCCCGGTTGTGGTGACTCTCTTCATCGCCTTTACCAACTACGATTTCCAACATTTACCTCCTGGTGCCCTTCTAGATTGGATTGGCTTTACTAACTTTACAAATATCTGGAAACTCAGCACCTTCCGTGCAGCCTTTGGTTCTGTCTTAGGCTGGACAATCATCTGGGCCTTGGCTGCCTCAACTGCACAGATTGTTATCGGTATCCTGACAGCCATCATTGCCAACCAGCCATTTATCAAGGGAAAACGCATCTTCGGTGTTATCTTCTTGCTCCCATGGGCTGTTCCAGCCTTCGTGACTATCTTGACTTTTAGTAACATGTTCAACGATAGTGTCGGTGCCATTAACACACAAGTATTGCCATTCCTAAGCAAATTCTTGCCATTTATTGACAACTTCCTTATTCCATGGAAAACAGATCCATTCTGGACTAAGGTTGCCCTTATCATGATGCAGGCTTGGCTTGGTTTCCCTTATATCTATGTCTTGACCTTGGGTATTTTGCAATCTATTCCAAACGATTTATACGAGGCTGCCTACATTGATGGGGCAAGTGCCATTCAAAAATTCCGTAGCATTACCTTGCCAATGATCTTGGCAGTGGCTGCTCCTACTCTGATTAGTCAGTACACCTTCAACTTCAACAACTTCTCTATCATCTACCTCTTCAACAACGGTGGACCTGGTAGCGTCGGTGGGGGTGCTGGTTCGACTGACATCTTGATTTCATGGATTTATAAATTGACAACAGGTACTGCTCCTCAGTATTCAATGGCAGCTGCGGTTACCTTGATTATCTCTATGATTGTCATCAGTATCTCTATGATTGCCTTCAAGAAATTAAACGCCTTTGAAATGGAGGATGTATAA
- the aspS gene encoding aspartate--tRNA ligase produces MKRSMYAGRVRKEHVGQEITLKGWVGRRRDLGGLIFIDLRDREGIMQLVINPELVDQDLMATAESLRSEFVIEVTGMVVEREQANDNLPTGAVELQVTSLTVLNTAKTTPFEIKDGIEASDDTRLRYRYLDLRRPEMINNFKLRAAVTHSIRNYLDELEFIDVETPMLTKSTPEGARDYLVPSRVSKGHFYALPQSPQITKQLLMNAGFDRYYQIVKCFRDEDLRGDRQPEFTQVDLETSFLNEVEIQDIVEGLIAKVLKDTKGIDVTLPFPRMSYDHAMNFYGSDKPDTRFDMLLQDLTSTVKEVDFKVFSEAPVVKAIVVKGAADSYSRKDIDKLTEYAKQFGAKGLAWVKVDQGELAGPVAKFLTDITADLTASLQLEDKDLVLFVADELEVANNTLGALRNRLAKEQGLIDESKFNFLWIVDWPMFEWSEEEGRYMSAHHPFTLPTEETAHHLDGDLAQVRAVAYDIVLNGYELGGGSLRINQKDMQERMFKALGFSAEDAHEQFGFLLEAMDYGFPPHGGLAIGLDRFVMLLAGEDNIREVIAFPKNNKASDPMTQAPSTVASAQLEELALDITLENE; encoded by the coding sequence ATGAAACGTTCTATGTATGCTGGACGTGTTCGTAAGGAACATGTCGGACAGGAAATTACTTTGAAAGGTTGGGTTGGCCGCCGTCGTGACTTGGGTGGCTTGATTTTCATTGATTTGCGTGACCGCGAAGGTATTATGCAATTGGTCATCAATCCAGAACTTGTAGACCAAGACCTTATGGCAACTGCTGAAAGCCTCCGCAGTGAATTTGTTATAGAAGTGACGGGAATGGTTGTGGAGCGTGAACAAGCAAACGACAACCTCCCAACAGGAGCTGTTGAACTGCAAGTAACCAGCTTGACAGTGTTGAACACTGCCAAGACTACTCCATTCGAAATCAAGGATGGTATTGAAGCCAGTGACGATACACGTTTGCGCTATCGCTATTTGGATCTTCGTCGTCCAGAAATGATTAACAACTTTAAATTGCGTGCAGCTGTAACCCACAGCATTCGTAACTACCTAGACGAGCTTGAATTTATCGATGTGGAAACGCCAATGTTGACCAAGTCAACGCCAGAAGGTGCGCGTGACTACTTGGTACCTTCTCGTGTGTCAAAAGGTCACTTCTATGCCCTTCCACAAAGCCCACAGATTACTAAGCAGCTATTGATGAATGCTGGTTTTGACCGTTATTACCAAATCGTTAAGTGTTTCCGTGACGAAGATTTGCGTGGGGACCGTCAACCTGAGTTTACACAGGTTGACTTGGAAACTTCATTCTTGAATGAAGTTGAAATCCAAGACATCGTAGAAGGCTTGATTGCTAAGGTCTTGAAAGATACCAAAGGGATCGACGTGACCTTGCCATTCCCACGTATGTCCTATGACCATGCTATGAACTTCTATGGTTCAGACAAGCCAGATACTCGTTTTGACATGCTCTTGCAAGACTTGACATCTACTGTCAAGGAAGTTGACTTCAAGGTCTTCTCAGAAGCACCTGTTGTAAAGGCTATTGTGGTCAAAGGTGCGGCGGACAGCTACTCTCGTAAGGACATTGATAAATTAACAGAGTACGCCAAGCAATTTGGTGCCAAGGGATTAGCTTGGGTCAAGGTTGACCAGGGAGAATTAGCTGGTCCAGTTGCTAAATTCTTGACAGACATTACAGCTGACTTGACAGCAAGTTTACAACTGGAAGACAAGGACTTAGTTCTCTTTGTGGCAGATGAATTGGAAGTGGCTAATAATACCTTGGGAGCCTTGCGTAATCGCTTAGCTAAGGAACAGGGCTTGATTGACGAAAGTAAGTTCAACTTCCTTTGGATTGTGGACTGGCCAATGTTTGAGTGGTCAGAAGAAGAAGGACGCTACATGAGTGCCCACCATCCATTCACCTTGCCAACGGAAGAAACAGCTCATCATTTGGATGGTGATTTGGCGCAGGTACGTGCAGTTGCCTATGATATTGTCTTGAATGGTTATGAGTTGGGCGGCGGTAGCCTTCGTATCAACCAAAAAGACATGCAAGAACGGATGTTCAAGGCACTTGGCTTCTCTGCAGAGGATGCCCATGAGCAGTTTGGTTTCTTGCTAGAAGCTATGGACTATGGTTTCCCACCACATGGTGGATTGGCTATCGGTTTGGACCGTTTTGTCATGCTCTTGGCAGGTGAGGACAATATCCGTGAAGTGATTGCCTTTCCGAAGAATAACAAGGCATCTGATCCGATGACACAGGCACCAAGTACGGTTGCATCAGCTCAATTAGAGGAATTAGCTTTAGATATTACACTTGAAAATGAATAA
- the pulA gene encoding type I pullulanase, producing MALRQFQAFLDDVATIRLVMEKRFDTEHMSFSLESDDATSQLFIHSCLEVENLVLYYLTSLHALNLDKDYCIYDQDRNKTELGYGHIVRSAIFEQNYTYDGSDLGATYSPQSTSFKLWAPISKQVFLVLEGTPYAMTRGSKGVWQVTVEGDLDSQSYHYLHKVNGEWIAVHDPYALSSKANSGDSYVINPNKLHKVRRAKTQRPISQAIVYEMSVRDFSWQTEAGFKHRSQFLGLTESPVLDGMKLGMDYIKNLGVTHIQLLPVYDFGSVDENKPQAVYNWGYDPMQYNLPEGSFSSLPNDPYARILELQETIQAYHDADISVNMDVVYNHVYHAEKYAFELIVPGYFYRYNEHGMRTDGTFCGNDVASERSMVRNYIKQSLRQWTSIYGFDGFRFDLMGILDSQTINQIQEELSAIHPNIYLYGEGWKMATGLDYEKLAHQYNADQLPEVSFFNDDYRDTFKKLLLNPTRLVDKQLHEKVQHLLTGSRYSHFITPQQSLNYIECHDNATAFDYFHIEHPDWTPQQQKRAASFGLQLVLISQGMAFIHSGQEFFRTKDEIDNTYNIPDRINRLDWTRAVQYKEHIEFIQELIAFRKNNPILSQNSYETIQETCDFYWLTEYVLRYQVTNGDKTIQFIINFADSDFVFENEKEQTVRFNFPPVDDNKAQQITLAGQSICILEDK from the coding sequence ATGGCATTACGACAATTTCAAGCATTTCTAGATGATGTAGCTACTATTCGCTTGGTTATGGAAAAACGATTTGATACCGAGCACATGAGTTTTTCCCTCGAGTCCGACGATGCCACATCTCAACTTTTCATTCATTCCTGTCTAGAGGTAGAAAACCTGGTTCTCTACTATCTGACCAGCCTACACGCCTTAAATTTGGACAAGGACTATTGTATTTATGACCAAGATCGCAACAAAACGGAGTTAGGCTATGGTCATATTGTCCGCTCTGCTATTTTCGAACAAAACTATACCTATGATGGCAGTGATTTGGGGGCAACTTATAGCCCTCAGTCCACAAGTTTCAAACTCTGGGCACCTATCTCCAAACAGGTATTTTTAGTCCTTGAAGGGACACCATATGCCATGACAAGGGGTTCAAAAGGTGTCTGGCAGGTCACAGTAGAGGGTGACTTGGACAGTCAAAGCTACCACTATCTCCACAAAGTCAATGGCGAGTGGATTGCTGTTCACGACCCCTACGCCCTTTCATCCAAGGCAAACTCTGGCGATAGCTATGTCATCAACCCAAATAAACTTCATAAGGTTCGTCGCGCCAAGACCCAACGACCGATTTCTCAAGCTATTGTCTATGAAATGAGTGTCCGCGATTTCTCTTGGCAGACAGAAGCTGGATTCAAACACCGTAGTCAATTCCTCGGTCTGACCGAATCACCTGTCTTGGACGGTATGAAACTGGGAATGGACTATATCAAAAATCTGGGCGTTACCCATATTCAACTTCTTCCTGTTTATGATTTTGGAAGTGTAGATGAAAATAAACCCCAAGCTGTTTATAACTGGGGTTACGACCCTATGCAGTACAACCTGCCAGAAGGCTCCTTCTCCAGCCTACCAAATGACCCCTATGCTCGTATTTTAGAACTCCAGGAAACCATTCAAGCCTATCACGATGCCGATATTTCAGTCAATATGGACGTTGTTTACAACCATGTTTATCATGCAGAGAAATACGCATTCGAGCTAATTGTCCCTGGTTATTTCTACCGTTACAACGAGCATGGTATGCGGACGGATGGTACTTTCTGTGGCAACGATGTCGCTAGCGAACGCAGCATGGTCCGCAACTACATCAAGCAATCCCTCCGCCAATGGACCAGTATCTATGGTTTTGATGGCTTCCGTTTCGACTTGATGGGGATTTTGGACAGCCAAACCATCAACCAAATCCAGGAGGAATTGTCAGCCATTCATCCAAATATCTATCTCTATGGCGAAGGTTGGAAGATGGCAACTGGTCTAGACTATGAAAAACTAGCCCACCAGTACAATGCAGACCAGCTTCCAGAAGTGAGTTTCTTCAACGATGACTATCGTGATACCTTTAAGAAACTCTTGCTCAACCCTACCCGTCTAGTTGACAAACAACTACACGAAAAAGTGCAGCATCTCCTGACTGGCAGCCGCTACAGCCACTTCATCACACCGCAACAGTCACTTAACTACATCGAGTGTCATGATAATGCAACGGCCTTTGATTACTTCCATATTGAACATCCAGATTGGACACCTCAGCAACAAAAACGAGCTGCAAGCTTTGGGCTACAATTGGTCCTCATTTCTCAAGGAATGGCCTTTATTCATAGCGGACAAGAATTCTTCCGTACCAAAGATGAGATTGATAATACTTACAATATTCCTGATAGAATCAATCGCCTAGACTGGACACGGGCTGTTCAATATAAAGAACACATCGAGTTTATCCAAGAATTGATTGCCTTCCGTAAAAACAATCCAATTCTCAGCCAAAACAGCTATGAAACCATTCAAGAAACCTGTGATTTCTACTGGCTAACCGAATACGTCCTCCGCTATCAAGTCACAAATGGCGATAAAACTATCCAGTTCATTATCAACTTTGCGGACAGCGATTTTGTTTTCGAAAACGAAAAAGAGCAAACCGTTCGTTTCAACTTCCCACCTGTTGACGATAATAAAGCCCAGCAAATCACCCTTGCTGGACAAAGTATTTGTATTTTGGAAGATAAATAG
- the nrdI gene encoding class Ib ribonucleoside-diphosphate reductase assembly flavoprotein NrdI yields MKKKIYLVYISLSGNTESFVKRLKSFFQFQTDWDLELVHVKDLVKQDIPFYQLDAPFVAFLPTYLEGGNGVDNGDVEILTNPLGDFIAFENNAELCLGVVGSGNRNFNNQYCLTAKQYSERFGFPVIDTFELRGMQNDIERIGRKIMEMM; encoded by the coding sequence ATGAAGAAAAAAATCTACCTGGTATATATCAGTTTGAGTGGCAATACGGAAAGTTTTGTAAAACGTTTGAAGTCATTTTTCCAATTTCAGACAGATTGGGACCTTGAACTGGTTCATGTCAAAGATTTGGTCAAGCAGGATATTCCTTTTTATCAACTCGACGCGCCTTTTGTGGCTTTTCTACCAACTTATTTAGAAGGTGGAAATGGAGTGGATAATGGAGATGTGGAGATTTTGACCAATCCTTTAGGTGATTTTATTGCTTTTGAGAATAATGCAGAGCTCTGTCTGGGTGTTGTTGGTTCAGGCAATCGAAATTTCAACAACCAGTATTGTCTGACTGCCAAGCAGTATTCTGAGCGTTTTGGGTTCCCTGTTATTGATACCTTTGAATTGCGTGGTATGCAGAATGACATTGAACGTATTGGTCGGAAGATAATGGAAATGATGTGA
- a CDS encoding DUF1189 family protein: protein MITYPFSYFSSIFSPRKMFANRGWMKVWQGLFTTLFLVSLLVIPSSLQTVSLETYPLENFVEGVYQPLNEDVMNDLSQHVAIENGQFTYTGNSSWEQVTFGETVPTSSDFSYQFGQQILTIRKGQDVLAQLSYDGLTNADFSSRERLTTALSKNWYQANRAIVGLSITLVSTMILATNLLFILLGASGFLYLTKKSRFFHFHTFKECFNFSLHCLGLPTILACLIGIFGQPVTTVLTVQNILFVIVLIWVFFKTKFRDEI, encoded by the coding sequence ATGATTACCTACCCATTCTCTTATTTTTCCAGTATTTTTTCTCCTAGAAAAATGTTTGCCAATCGCGGATGGATGAAAGTCTGGCAAGGTCTATTTACTACGCTCTTTTTAGTGTCCCTCCTTGTCATTCCCAGCTCTCTTCAAACTGTCAGCTTGGAAACCTATCCGCTGGAAAACTTTGTAGAAGGAGTGTATCAACCGCTCAATGAGGATGTCATGAATGACCTTAGCCAACATGTAGCTATTGAAAATGGACAATTCACCTATACAGGAAATAGTAGCTGGGAGCAGGTTACCTTTGGTGAAACAGTTCCTACAAGCTCTGATTTCTCCTACCAATTTGGCCAACAAATTCTGACCATTCGAAAAGGGCAGGATGTCTTAGCCCAGCTCAGCTACGATGGACTGACAAATGCTGATTTTTCAAGTAGGGAAAGATTGACCACCGCCCTTTCAAAGAATTGGTACCAAGCCAATCGGGCAATAGTTGGTCTGAGCATTACCTTGGTATCGACCATGATTTTGGCCACCAATCTCCTCTTTATTCTACTGGGTGCAAGTGGCTTTCTCTACCTGACTAAAAAATCCCGTTTCTTCCATTTTCATACCTTTAAAGAATGTTTCAATTTCTCCCTGCATTGCTTGGGACTACCAACCATTTTAGCCTGCTTGATTGGGATTTTTGGGCAGCCTGTTACAACTGTTTTGACTGTTCAAAATATCCTCTTTGTGATAGTATTGATTTGGGTATTTTTCAAAACCAAATTCAGAGATGAGATTTAG